A region from the Aegilops tauschii subsp. strangulata cultivar AL8/78 chromosome 5, Aet v6.0, whole genome shotgun sequence genome encodes:
- the LOC109787003 gene encoding WD repeat-containing protein 26 homolog: protein MGGFEDDEPPSKRARASSVESANLPENFCYSKSINPLGGTMARPLASQGKEVMVGSKGVIKRDEFVRIITKALYTLGYEKSGAVLEEESGITLHSPSVNLFRKQVLDGNWDNAVATLNKLGLLDENIVKSAAFLLLEQKFFDLLRNDNLMGAIKTLQNEISPLGVNRKRVHEMSSCIISSPQNFLLAFPKLGTEASDSRLKLLEELQKVLPPAVMVPERRLENIVEQALTVQREACYLHNSIDGLSLYVDHHCGRDQIPSRTLQVLCAHGDEVWFLQFSNNGKYLASSSNDKSAIIWKVDEDGELLLKHRLTGHEKPVMMVAWSPDDSQLLTCGMEEAIRRWNIESGECIHVYEKPGLGLTSCGWFPDGKQILCGLSDQSLCLWDLDGKEADCWKGQRSSKTSDFAVTKDGKVIIIMNRDSTILLFNRDTKQERLIEEDNTITSFSLSDDGDFLLVNLISEKIHLWNIRNDPSRVKQYIGHKRSRFVIRSCFGGSDQAFIASGSEDSKVYIWHRATEDVIETLSGHSGAVNCVSWNPTNPHMLASASDDHTIRIWGLKKASTKRKDIGSSSSSNGTHMNGSANGNGFVHQCNGSRSK, encoded by the exons ATGGGAGGTTTTGAAGATGATGAACCACCCTCAAAACGCGCAAGAGCATCCTCAGTAGAGTCGGCAAATTTACCAGAAAATTTCTGTTATTCGAAATCCATTAACCCTTTGGGAGGTACAATGGCTAGACCTTTGGCTTCCCAGGGGAAAGAAGTTATGGTTGGTTCTAAAGGTGTTATTAAGAGGGACGAATTTGTGAGGATAATCACAAAAGCTCTGTATACTCTTGGATATGAAAAAAGTGGAGCTGTTCTTGAGGAAGAATCAGGTATTACATTGCATTCTCCGTCGGTGAATCTATTCAGAAAGCAGGTGCTTGATGGTAATTGGGACAATGCAGTAGCTACCTTGAATAAACTTGGCCTTCTGGATGAAAACATTGTGAAGTCTGCTGCATTTTTGTTATTGGAGCAGAAATTCTTTGACCTtttgagaaatgacaacttaatGGGTGCCATAAAGACGTTGCAAAATGAAATCTCCCCCCTTGGTGTTAACAGAAAACGAGTTCATGAAATGTCAAGTTGCATAATTTCTTCTCCGCAGAACTTCTTGCTTGCATTTCCAAAGCTTGGAACCGAAGCTTCTGACTCACGCCTTAAGCTCCTAGAGGAATTGCAAAAGGTGCTCCCACCTGCTGTTATGGTACCAGAGAGGAGGTTAGAGAATATAGTTGAACAGGCACTTACTGTACAACGTGAAGCTTGTTATCTCCATAATTCTATTGATGGCTTGTCACTATATGTTGATCATCACTGTGGGAGGGATCAGATACCATCTCGAACACTGCAG GTTCTGTGTGCACACGGTGACGAAGTATGGTTTCTTCAATTCTCAAACAATGGGAAATATTTAGCCTCGTCATCAAATGATAAATCTGCAATTATATGGAAG GTCGATGAAGATGGAGAACTATTGCTGAAGCATAGATTGACTGGTCATGAGAAACCAGTGATGATGGTTGCATGGAGCCCTGATGATAGCCAGCTTCTTACATGTGGAATGGAAGAAGCCATCCGGCGTTGGAATATTGAATCTGGTGAATGTATTCATGTCTACGAGAAGCCTGGCCTTGGTTTGACGTCATGTGGTTGGTTTCCAGACGGAAAGCAAATATTGTGTGGTCTATCTGATCAAAGCCTTTGCTTGTGGGATTTAGATGGTAAAGAGGCAGATTGCTGGAAAGGGCAGCGGTCATCAAAAACATCTGATTTTGCTGTAACAAAAGATGGCAAAGTTATAATAATTATGAACAGAGATTCCACAATTCTTTTATTCAATAGGGACACGAAACAGGAGAGGCTGATTGAAGAGGATAATACAATCACTTCATTTTCTCTTTCTGATGATGGAGATTTCTTGCTTGTAAATCTTATAAGTGAGAAGATCCATTTGTGGAACATAAGGAATGACCCCAGTAGAGTGAAACAGTACATTGGCCATAAACGCAGCCGGTTTGTTATAAGATCGTGCTTTGGTGGATCGGATCAGGCCTTTATTGCCAGTGGGAGTGAAGATTCAAAG GTCTATATATGGCACAGAGCTACGGAAGATGTTATCGAGACTCTTTCTGGTCACTCCGGCGCAGTCAACTGTGTAAGCTGGAACCCTACAAATCCACATATGCTCGCTTCTGCGAGTGATGATCACACAATACGTATATGGGGGTTGAAGAAGGCCAGCACAAAGCGGAAGGACATaggcagcagcagtagcagcaatGGGACTCACATGAACGGCAGTGCCAACGGCAACGGTTTCGTTCACCAGTGCAACGGTAGCCGCAGCAAATGA